The Channa argus isolate prfri chromosome 14, Channa argus male v1.0, whole genome shotgun sequence genome includes a window with the following:
- the LOC137098234 gene encoding peptidyl-prolyl cis-trans isomerase Fkbp12-like has translation MGVDVQTVRPGDGKTYPKKGQRVTVHYVGRLTNGKQFDSSRDRGEPFQFTLGEGEVIRGWDEGVARMSVGEVARLICSPDYAYGARGYPPIIPENSTLIFDVEFLKCV, from the exons ATGGGAGTGGACGTCCAAACCGTAAGACCCGGAGACG GAAAGACTTACCCGAAGAAAGGGCAGCGTGTCACCGTCCACTATGTCG GCAGGTTGACAAATGGAAAGCAGTTCGACTCCTCCAGGGACCGGGGAGAGCCCTTCCAGTTCACACTTGGAGAGGGTGAAGTGATTCGTGGTTGGGATGAGGGTGTAGCCAGG ATGAGTGTTGGCGAAGTGGCGAGGTTGATCTGCTCACCAGACTATGCGTACGGAGCCAGGGGATACCCACCAATCATCCCAGAAAATTCCACTCTCATCTTTGACGTGGAgtttctgaaatgtgtttaa
- the plxdc2a gene encoding plexin domain-containing protein 2, whose protein sequence is MMAMALTKTAHLITELIIIFQFQISFMKLKSACGLYHTHTHGLSPPEGRSYVITRNCKPRAKRWASGFKSTDNRGHHREQHQPQESEPDRRQSNFTQSVNIDHAYYTSKIYRPEDAASKGLWVNIDEMEEGEWKAHGFLSGTHRQAERVNLSFDFPFYGHILREITVASGGFIYTGDIIHRMLTATQYIAPLMANFDPSLSINSTVFYFDNGTALVVQWDHIYLQDNIGVGTFTFQAVLHSDGRIVFAYKEIPIDINNIRNENHPVKVGLSDAFVVLHGIEQIPNVRRTTIYEYHKVDIKSKISSSTAVEMFPLPTCLQFSSCGPCVTSQIGFNCSWCSRLQRCSSGFDRFRQDWVDLGCPEERWDSRCLKMKDATSTPVPVTTAQQWTSSMTSTAPRNTSTATHPPTGSNTGSPPQPPTSKPAEAGNKENTRASDERLQLGLLAGIIVMIVIMAAVILMFVYMYNNPTSTASLFFMERRPTRWPIMKFRRGSGCPSYAEVEAAGQDKDGMVVIDPKQSFVISGRRESEQKEGFIVPDQRERFLVSESS, encoded by the exons ATGATGGCGATGGCACTGACGAAGACAGCTCATCTCATAACAGAACTGATTATTATTTTCCAGTTTCAAATAAGCTTCATGAAGCTAAAATCTGCTTGTG GATTGTATCATACCCACACACATGGGCTGTCTCCTCCAGAGGGAAGGTCGTATGTTATCACAAGAAACTGCAAACCCAGAGCGAAGAGGTGGGCATCTGGGTTTAAGTCTACAGATAACAGGGGGCATCACAGAGAGCAGCACCAGCCACAGGAGTCAGAGCCAGATCGGAGACAAAGCAATTTTACACAGAGTGTG AACATTGATCACGCCTACTACACATCTAAAATCTACAGACCTGAAGATGCAGCCAGCAAAGGGCTCTGGGTAAACATTGATGAGATGGAGGAGGGTGAGTGGAAGGCCCATGGGTTCCTGTCAGGCACCCACAGACAGGCTGAG aGAGTCAATCTTTCCTTTGACTTTCCTTTCTACGGTCACATTCTGAGAGAAATCACAGTTGCAAGTGGAG GTTTTATTTACACTGGAGATATAATCCACCGGATGCTTACGGCCACTCAGTACATCGCCCCGCTGATGGCTAATTTTGACCCCAGCCTTTCAATAAACTCAACCGTGTTTTACTTTGATAATG GAACTgcgttggtggttcagtgggaCCACATTTACCTGCAGGACAACATCGGTGTCGGGACGTTTACCTTCCAGGCTGTTCTGCACAGCGACGGACGCATTGTCTTCGCATACAAAGAG aTTCCTATTGACATAAACAACATCAGGAATGAGAATCATCCTGTCAAAGTGGGCTTGTCAGATGCTTTTGTAGTTCTTCATGGGATAGAGCAGATCCCCA ATGTTCGGAGGACAACTATTTATGAGTACCATAAAGTCGACATCAAGTCCAAAATCTCCAGCTCTACAGCTGTGGAGATGTTTCCTCTACCTA CTTGTCTCCAGTTTTCCAGCTGTGGTCCATGTGTCACTTCTCAGATTGGCTTTAACTGCAGCTGGTGCAGTCGCCTACAAAG ATGCTCTAGTGGCTTTGATCGTTTCCGGCAGGACTGGGTCGACCTCGGCTGCCCAGAGGAG aggTGGGATTCCCGGTGTCTCAAGATGAAAGATGCCACATCGACTCCAGTTCCAGTGACCACAGCGCAGCAGTGGACCTCCAGCATGACCTCCACAGCCCCCAGGAACACATCCACTGCCACCCACCCACCGACAGGCAGCAACACAGGGTCCCCTCCACAGCCTCCAACCAGCAAACCTGCAGAAG CTGGAAACAAGGAGAACACAAGAGCGAGTGATGAGCGGCTGCAGCTCGGCCTCCTGGCAGGCATCATTGTGATGATAGTCATTATGGCAGCAGTGATCCTTATGTTCGTCTACATGTACAACAACCCTACCTCTACTGCCAGCCTCTTCTTCATGGAG CGGCGGCCCACCCGCTGGCCGATCATGAAGTTCAGACGGGGGTCTGGTTGCCCTTCATACGCAGAGGTGGAGGCTGCTGGTCAGGACAAAGACGGCATGGTGGTCATTGACCCCAAACAGTCTTTTGTCATATCAGGCAGAAGAGAGAGTGAACAGAAAGAAGGATTCATAGTTCCTGATCAGAGGGAGCGCTTCCTTGTCTCAGAGAGCTCCTGA
- the myripa gene encoding rab effector MyRIP isoform X1, with the protein MTARRVPVMGRKIDLSGLTDNEAEHVLQVVQRDMRLRQNEQERLSELKQELDEEGSRCLLLSRQSCFNQRCCIRCCSSFTFLLNPKRQCCDCHYNICKACRVYNKQDKAWLCSACQKTRLLKTQSLEWFYANVKKRFKRFGSAKVLKTLYRKHLAEHSALSELTEGSAYEESICNEGSVCESDSTFYRQSEEHSMAETLTVALRVAEEAVDEAISKAEFDTASQEKQNEAHYLQEHRGELIEELAKTIVQKIISRRKTLAEMRAKYNQDWPFEQMRPRSSCDQASSSLKHQSGLSRSHSAFSLSAEDTPGMIQDSSKTLDKEGSGPTMSTWKSVDRLDNAGVSSVLKSPDGNWIALQSAQLSRPSLLTKRKSLVYSALERESGVVSAYEGMDSDNETKPELDSSWGAVLQEIHRKMTDSNLNLQDTQDWIPSTLMGRQSNKDELFSDPEGNWKSNKYLLAFLKRKLPAEIRRPSSFRRTSIIDVNFNTDGAGEEKHSGVCAEREVGRVRRSRKKRRSKKDKVAPSSGLDAHKDSDNTSDAVTPDTFTSGATTPEPLDHNCDITGHAANQTDEWLQQLAARASDFSDRGEELREERDEEQRMESRRGSQDQDEGNKIQWKMEIDMDEEGMEDEEGQEERDSEVDDEDMKDRLYRLVAQSRLTYFSSTDEELDKVGQGEAKWEEDRDMEEGNNEQNEGKTYGFSYRLSKLEKELQTTQFSSTEDELDRVAVDEQEDDEELGLKVCRLANQVDPTQFSSTEEELDTADRGKDEEEVMDEEALWKLQAEKAVQAVQLRDLACLVSTSQFSSTEDELDRLEENEGVRQEEVNGGGSESTDTKLLWGGGVERRESFGDLDVKMFDLRDGNESRDKKVTDDVLDSQTVIEDLKQEKTEVYEPGKADLLEGRLTGETEDDRIAVEELICGVNLGDEAKKANDKDVTQEIKLQTLELENQQERNWPDEKEGGEKFQMKWETTGDSTEEDAEFDRIISSMLMMTLEDMQVEAAENMRISRELEDGEAKDEERMEKVKVVGECRFKETVVGEKSPNNSEETGNVKELQRQGNTTPESAVREQTGHVSRNKERREAESRNGNEQEEKTRTLAKEKLGTNEAKDTCRQQEMDNEEPEDRRGKTVTVTAQTDNPKKEMEKKLEETERHPDDVEQSITSFLSPEEIQTGSDVGLYKTIELISTLLQQRYSAMSLCSITTEVLKVLNATEDLLEGVEGGDRPQLPTTSLPPNSDPKKLDQQFSRLEENVYMAAGSVYSLEAELSDLEECAREICSSTSEMELSFLEEQVASAAAKVQQSELQIHDISARIAALKSAGLNVDTQKRFTKTRTIPVMPVTLDSSRQLRRRLPAPPVKEDKQT; encoded by the exons TGAGCTGAAGCAGGAGCTGGACGAGGAGGGCAGTCGCTGCCTCCTGCTGTCACGGCAGAGTTGCTTCAACCAGCGCTGCTGCATCCGCTGCTGCTCATCCTTCACTTTCCTGCTCAACCCCAAACGACAGTGCTGCGACTGCCACTACAACATCTGCAAGGCCTGCCGGGTCTACAACAAGCAGGACAAAGCCTGGCTCTGCTCCGCCTGCCAAAAGACCAG GTTGTTGAAGACACAGTCATTAGAGTGGTTCTACGCTAATGTGAAGAAACGCTTCAAGCGGTTTGGCAGCGCCAAAGTGTTGAAGACCCTCTACAGGAAACACCTGGCGGAGCACAGTGCACTGTCAGAGCTTACAG agggaAGTGCATATGAGGAGAGCATCTGCAATGAGGGCAGCGTCTGTGAGAGCGACTCGACCTTCTACAGACAAAGTGAAG aGCACAGCATGGCAGAGACGCTCACTGTGGCCTTGCGGGTGGCAGAGGAAGCCGTAGACGAGGCCATTTCTAAGGCTGAGTTCGACACTGCCAGCCAG GAGAAGCAGAATGAGGCACACTATCTGCAAGAGCACAGAGGAGAACTCATTGAGGAACTGGCCAAAACTATTGTGcagaaa ATCATTAGTAGGAGGAAGACTTTGGCTGAGATGAGGGCAAAGTACAACCAGGATTGGCCCTTTGAACAAATGCGTCCTCGTTCCAGCTGTGATCAAGCCTCCAGCTCCCTCAAACATCAGTCAGGCCTCTCG AGGTCACACTCTGCCTTCTCTCTGTCCGCTGAGGACACACCAGGTATGATACAGGACTCCTCTAAGACGCTAGATAAAGAAGGAAGTGGCCCAACTATGTCTACTTGGAAGAGTGTAGACCGACTGGACAACGCCG GTGTGTCCTCAGTGTTGAAGAGTCCAGACGGGAACTGGATTGCCCTGCAGAGTGCCCAGCTGTCTCGTCCCAGCCTGTTGACCAAAAGAAAGAGCTTGGTCTACAGTGCCTTGGAGAGGGAGTCCGGAGTGGTGTCCGCATATGAAGGCATGGACTCGGACAACGAAACCAAGCCAGAGCTCGACAGCTCCTGGGGTGCTGTGCTCCAGGAGATTCACAGGAAGATGACAGACTCCAACTTGAACCTGCAGGACACCCAGGACTGGATCCCATCGACACTGATGGGACGCCAAAGCAATAAAGATGAACTGTTTTCAGACCCTGAGGGAAACTGGAAGTCAAACAAGTATCTGCTCGCTTTTCTTAAGAGGAAGTTGCCTGCGGAGATAAGGCGGCCTTCATCGTTCCGCAGAACAAGCATCATTGATGTGAACTTTAACACAGATGGAGCAGGAGAAGAGAAGCACAGCGGTGTTTGTGCCGAGCGAGAGGTGGGAAGAGTCAGGAGATCACGGAAGAAAAGGAGgagtaaaaaagacaaagtagcTCCTTCTTCTGGGCTG GATGCACACAAAGACTCTGACAATACTTCTGATGCTGTGACACCTGACACTTTCACCTCTGGAGCCACGACCCCTGAACCTTTAGACCATAACTGTGACATCACTGGACATGCAGCCAATCAGACGGATGAATGGCTACAACAGCTAGCAGCCAGAGCATCAGACTTCTCTGATCGAGGGGAAGAACTTCGTGAGGAGAGAGATGAAGAACAAAGGATGGAAAGCAGACGGGGAAGTCAGGATCAGGATGAAGGAAACAAAATCCAGTGGAAAATGGAGATTGACATGGATGAAGAAGGAATGGAGGATGAGGAAGGGCAGGAAGAAAGAGATTCAGAAGTAGATGACGAAGACATGAAAGACAGATTGTACAGGCTTGTTGCACAATCGAGACTCACATACTTCTCCTCTACTGATGAGGAGTTAGACAAAGTTGGTCAGGGTGAAGCAAAATGGGAGGAAGACAGGGACATGGAGGAGGGCAATAATGAGCAGAATGAAGGAAAGACATACGGATTCTCTTACAGACTTTCTAAGCTGGAGAAAGAACTCCAAACTACACAGTTCTCATCCACAGAGGACGAGCTGGACAGAGTTGCTGTTGATGAGCAGGAAGACGACGAGGAGCTGGGGTTAAAAGTGTGCAGATTAGCCAACCAAGTCGACCCCACCCAGTTTTCATCTACAGAAGAGGAGCTGGACACGGCAGACAGGGGCAAAGATGAGGAAGAAGTGATGGACGAGGAGGCGCTGTGGAAGTTACAGGCAGAAAAAGCAGTTCAAGCTGTACAACTGCGTGATTTGGCCTGTTTAGTCAGTACTTCTCAATTCTCTTCCACTGAGGATGAGCTGGATAGACTTGAAGAGAATGAGGGAGTGAGACAAGAAGAGGTGAATGGAGGAGGAAGTGAGAGCACTGACACAAAACTGCTGTGGGGAGgaggagtggagaggagagaatCATTTGGAGATTTGGATGTAAAAATGTTCGATTTGAGGGATGGAAATGAGAGTAGGGATAAAAAAGTGACAGACGATGTTTTAGACAGTCAGACTGTTATAGAGGATctcaaacaagaaaaaacagaggTGTATGAACCTGGAAAAGCAGATTTATTAGAAGGCAGACTAACAGGAGAGACTGAGGATGATAGAATAGCAGTAGAGGAGCTTATATGTGGCGTAAATCTGGGAGATGAGGCtaaaaaagcaaatgataaaGATGTAACACAAGAGATAAAGTTACAAACATTGGAACTGGAAAATCAGCAAGAGAGAAACTGGCCAGAtgaaaaggaaggaggagaaaagtTTCAGATGAAATGGGAAACAACAGGAGACAGCACTGAGGAAGATGCAGAGTTTGACAGAATAATTAGCAGCATGTTGATGATGACACTGGAGGACATGCAGGTGGAAGCTGCAGAAAACATGAGAATAAGTAGAGAGCTAGAGGATGGAGAGGCCAAGGATGAGGAGAGGATGGAAAAGGTTAAAGTTGTAGGAGAATGCAGATTCAAAGAAACAGTTGTAGGTGAGAAAAGTCCAAATAATTCagaggaaacaggaaatgtaaaagAGCTTCAAAGACAAGGTAACACAACGCCAGAGTCAGCGGTGAGAGAACAAACTGGACACGTCTccagaaacaaagagagaagagaggctGAAAGCAGAAATGGGAATGAGCAGGAAGAGAAAACCAGAACattagcaaaagaaaaacttggTACAAATGAGGCTAAGGACACATGTAGACAACAAGAAATGGATAATGAAGAACCAGAGGACAGAAGGGGAAAAACTGTGACTGTcactgcacagacagacaatccaaagaaagaaatggagaaaaaactTGAGGAAACTGAAAGACATCCAGATGACGTGGAGCAGAGCATCACATCTTTTCTGTCACCAGAGGAGATTCAAACG GGTAGTGATGTGGGGCTTTACAAAACAATAGAGCTTATATCCACTCTGTTGCAGCAG AGGTATTCGGCCATGTCTCTGTGCAGCATCACCACTGAGGTACTGAAGGTGCTGAACGCCACAGAGGACCTGCTGGAGGGAGTGGAGGGAGGAGACAGACCCCAACTCCCCACCACCTCCCTGCCCCCTAACAGTGACCCCAAGAAGCTGGATCAACAGTTCTCCAGACTGGAGGAGAAT GTGTACATGGCTGCCGGCTCGGTGTACAGTCTGGAGGCAGAGCTCAGTGACCTGGAGGAGTGTGCCAGGGAAATCTGCAGCTCCACATCAGAGATGGAGCTGTCTTTCCTGGAGGAGCAGGTGGCATCAGCAGCTGCCAAGGTCCAGCAGTCTGAGCTACAG ATCCATGACATCTCTGCGAGAATTGCTGCTTTGAAAAGTGCAGGGCTCAATGTGGACACACAGAAACGTTTCACTAAGACTAGGACAATTCCAGTTATG cctgTTACCCTTGACTCCTCACGACAACTTCGGAGGAGATTACCTGCACCACCAGTGAAAG AAGACAAGCAAACTTGA
- the myripa gene encoding rab effector MyRIP isoform X2, whose product MTARRVPVMGRKIDLSGLTDNEAEHVLQVVQRDMRLRQNEQERLSELKQELDEEGSRCLLLSRQSCFNQRCCIRCCSSFTFLLNPKRQCCDCHYNICKACRVYNKQDKAWLCSACQKTRLLKTQSLEWFYANVKKRFKRFGSAKVLKTLYRKHLAEHSALSELTEGSAYEESICNEGSVCESDSTFYRQSEEHSMAETLTVALRVAEEAVDEAISKAEFDTASQEKQNEAHYLQEHRGELIEELAKTIVQKIISRRKTLAEMRAKYNQDWPFEQMRPRSSCDQASSSLKHQSGLSRSHSAFSLSAEDTPGMIQDSSKTLDKEGSGPTMSTWKSVDRLDNAGVSSVLKSPDGNWIALQSAQLSRPSLLTKRKSLVYSALERESGVVSAYEGMDSDNETKPELDSSWGAVLQEIHRKMTDSNLNLQDTQDWIPSTLMGRQSNKDELFSDPEGNWKSNKYLLAFLKRKLPAEIRRPSSFRRTSIIDVNFNTDGAGEEKHSGVCAEREVGRVRRSRKKRRSKKDKVAPSSGLDAHKDSDNTSDAVTPDTFTSGATTPEPLDHNCDITGHAANQTDEWLQQLAARASDFSDRGEELREERDEEQRMESRRGSQDQDEGNKIQWKMEIDMDEEGMEDEEGQEERDSEVDDEDMKDRLYRLVAQSRLTYFSSTDEELDKVGQGEAKWEEDRDMEEGNNEQNEGKTYGFSYRLSKLEKELQTTQFSSTEDELDRVAVDEQEDDEELGLKVCRLANQVDPTQFSSTEEELDTADRGKDEEEVMDEEALWKLQAEKAVQAVQLRDLACLVSTSQFSSTEDELDRLEENEGVRQEEVNGGGSESTDTKLLWGGGVERRESFGDLDVKMFDLRDGNESRDKKVTDDVLDSQTVIEDLKQEKTEVYEPGKADLLEGRLTGETEDDRIAVEELICGVNLGDEAKKANDKDVTQEIKLQTLELENQQERNWPDEKEGGEKFQMKWETTGDSTEEDAEFDRIISSMLMMTLEDMQVEAAENMRISRELEDGEAKDEERMEKVKVVGECRFKETVVGEKSPNNSEETGNVKELQRQGNTTPESAVREQTGHVSRNKERREAESRNGNEQEEKTRTLAKEKLGTNEAKDTCRQQEMDNEEPEDRRGKTVTVTAQTDNPKKEMEKKLEETERHPDDVEQSITSFLSPEEIQTRYSAMSLCSITTEVLKVLNATEDLLEGVEGGDRPQLPTTSLPPNSDPKKLDQQFSRLEENVYMAAGSVYSLEAELSDLEECAREICSSTSEMELSFLEEQVASAAAKVQQSELQIHDISARIAALKSAGLNVDTQKRFTKTRTIPVMPVTLDSSRQLRRRLPAPPVKEDKQT is encoded by the exons TGAGCTGAAGCAGGAGCTGGACGAGGAGGGCAGTCGCTGCCTCCTGCTGTCACGGCAGAGTTGCTTCAACCAGCGCTGCTGCATCCGCTGCTGCTCATCCTTCACTTTCCTGCTCAACCCCAAACGACAGTGCTGCGACTGCCACTACAACATCTGCAAGGCCTGCCGGGTCTACAACAAGCAGGACAAAGCCTGGCTCTGCTCCGCCTGCCAAAAGACCAG GTTGTTGAAGACACAGTCATTAGAGTGGTTCTACGCTAATGTGAAGAAACGCTTCAAGCGGTTTGGCAGCGCCAAAGTGTTGAAGACCCTCTACAGGAAACACCTGGCGGAGCACAGTGCACTGTCAGAGCTTACAG agggaAGTGCATATGAGGAGAGCATCTGCAATGAGGGCAGCGTCTGTGAGAGCGACTCGACCTTCTACAGACAAAGTGAAG aGCACAGCATGGCAGAGACGCTCACTGTGGCCTTGCGGGTGGCAGAGGAAGCCGTAGACGAGGCCATTTCTAAGGCTGAGTTCGACACTGCCAGCCAG GAGAAGCAGAATGAGGCACACTATCTGCAAGAGCACAGAGGAGAACTCATTGAGGAACTGGCCAAAACTATTGTGcagaaa ATCATTAGTAGGAGGAAGACTTTGGCTGAGATGAGGGCAAAGTACAACCAGGATTGGCCCTTTGAACAAATGCGTCCTCGTTCCAGCTGTGATCAAGCCTCCAGCTCCCTCAAACATCAGTCAGGCCTCTCG AGGTCACACTCTGCCTTCTCTCTGTCCGCTGAGGACACACCAGGTATGATACAGGACTCCTCTAAGACGCTAGATAAAGAAGGAAGTGGCCCAACTATGTCTACTTGGAAGAGTGTAGACCGACTGGACAACGCCG GTGTGTCCTCAGTGTTGAAGAGTCCAGACGGGAACTGGATTGCCCTGCAGAGTGCCCAGCTGTCTCGTCCCAGCCTGTTGACCAAAAGAAAGAGCTTGGTCTACAGTGCCTTGGAGAGGGAGTCCGGAGTGGTGTCCGCATATGAAGGCATGGACTCGGACAACGAAACCAAGCCAGAGCTCGACAGCTCCTGGGGTGCTGTGCTCCAGGAGATTCACAGGAAGATGACAGACTCCAACTTGAACCTGCAGGACACCCAGGACTGGATCCCATCGACACTGATGGGACGCCAAAGCAATAAAGATGAACTGTTTTCAGACCCTGAGGGAAACTGGAAGTCAAACAAGTATCTGCTCGCTTTTCTTAAGAGGAAGTTGCCTGCGGAGATAAGGCGGCCTTCATCGTTCCGCAGAACAAGCATCATTGATGTGAACTTTAACACAGATGGAGCAGGAGAAGAGAAGCACAGCGGTGTTTGTGCCGAGCGAGAGGTGGGAAGAGTCAGGAGATCACGGAAGAAAAGGAGgagtaaaaaagacaaagtagcTCCTTCTTCTGGGCTG GATGCACACAAAGACTCTGACAATACTTCTGATGCTGTGACACCTGACACTTTCACCTCTGGAGCCACGACCCCTGAACCTTTAGACCATAACTGTGACATCACTGGACATGCAGCCAATCAGACGGATGAATGGCTACAACAGCTAGCAGCCAGAGCATCAGACTTCTCTGATCGAGGGGAAGAACTTCGTGAGGAGAGAGATGAAGAACAAAGGATGGAAAGCAGACGGGGAAGTCAGGATCAGGATGAAGGAAACAAAATCCAGTGGAAAATGGAGATTGACATGGATGAAGAAGGAATGGAGGATGAGGAAGGGCAGGAAGAAAGAGATTCAGAAGTAGATGACGAAGACATGAAAGACAGATTGTACAGGCTTGTTGCACAATCGAGACTCACATACTTCTCCTCTACTGATGAGGAGTTAGACAAAGTTGGTCAGGGTGAAGCAAAATGGGAGGAAGACAGGGACATGGAGGAGGGCAATAATGAGCAGAATGAAGGAAAGACATACGGATTCTCTTACAGACTTTCTAAGCTGGAGAAAGAACTCCAAACTACACAGTTCTCATCCACAGAGGACGAGCTGGACAGAGTTGCTGTTGATGAGCAGGAAGACGACGAGGAGCTGGGGTTAAAAGTGTGCAGATTAGCCAACCAAGTCGACCCCACCCAGTTTTCATCTACAGAAGAGGAGCTGGACACGGCAGACAGGGGCAAAGATGAGGAAGAAGTGATGGACGAGGAGGCGCTGTGGAAGTTACAGGCAGAAAAAGCAGTTCAAGCTGTACAACTGCGTGATTTGGCCTGTTTAGTCAGTACTTCTCAATTCTCTTCCACTGAGGATGAGCTGGATAGACTTGAAGAGAATGAGGGAGTGAGACAAGAAGAGGTGAATGGAGGAGGAAGTGAGAGCACTGACACAAAACTGCTGTGGGGAGgaggagtggagaggagagaatCATTTGGAGATTTGGATGTAAAAATGTTCGATTTGAGGGATGGAAATGAGAGTAGGGATAAAAAAGTGACAGACGATGTTTTAGACAGTCAGACTGTTATAGAGGATctcaaacaagaaaaaacagaggTGTATGAACCTGGAAAAGCAGATTTATTAGAAGGCAGACTAACAGGAGAGACTGAGGATGATAGAATAGCAGTAGAGGAGCTTATATGTGGCGTAAATCTGGGAGATGAGGCtaaaaaagcaaatgataaaGATGTAACACAAGAGATAAAGTTACAAACATTGGAACTGGAAAATCAGCAAGAGAGAAACTGGCCAGAtgaaaaggaaggaggagaaaagtTTCAGATGAAATGGGAAACAACAGGAGACAGCACTGAGGAAGATGCAGAGTTTGACAGAATAATTAGCAGCATGTTGATGATGACACTGGAGGACATGCAGGTGGAAGCTGCAGAAAACATGAGAATAAGTAGAGAGCTAGAGGATGGAGAGGCCAAGGATGAGGAGAGGATGGAAAAGGTTAAAGTTGTAGGAGAATGCAGATTCAAAGAAACAGTTGTAGGTGAGAAAAGTCCAAATAATTCagaggaaacaggaaatgtaaaagAGCTTCAAAGACAAGGTAACACAACGCCAGAGTCAGCGGTGAGAGAACAAACTGGACACGTCTccagaaacaaagagagaagagaggctGAAAGCAGAAATGGGAATGAGCAGGAAGAGAAAACCAGAACattagcaaaagaaaaacttggTACAAATGAGGCTAAGGACACATGTAGACAACAAGAAATGGATAATGAAGAACCAGAGGACAGAAGGGGAAAAACTGTGACTGTcactgcacagacagacaatccaaagaaagaaatggagaaaaaactTGAGGAAACTGAAAGACATCCAGATGACGTGGAGCAGAGCATCACATCTTTTCTGTCACCAGAGGAGATTCAAACG AGGTATTCGGCCATGTCTCTGTGCAGCATCACCACTGAGGTACTGAAGGTGCTGAACGCCACAGAGGACCTGCTGGAGGGAGTGGAGGGAGGAGACAGACCCCAACTCCCCACCACCTCCCTGCCCCCTAACAGTGACCCCAAGAAGCTGGATCAACAGTTCTCCAGACTGGAGGAGAAT GTGTACATGGCTGCCGGCTCGGTGTACAGTCTGGAGGCAGAGCTCAGTGACCTGGAGGAGTGTGCCAGGGAAATCTGCAGCTCCACATCAGAGATGGAGCTGTCTTTCCTGGAGGAGCAGGTGGCATCAGCAGCTGCCAAGGTCCAGCAGTCTGAGCTACAG ATCCATGACATCTCTGCGAGAATTGCTGCTTTGAAAAGTGCAGGGCTCAATGTGGACACACAGAAACGTTTCACTAAGACTAGGACAATTCCAGTTATG cctgTTACCCTTGACTCCTCACGACAACTTCGGAGGAGATTACCTGCACCACCAGTGAAAG AAGACAAGCAAACTTGA